CCTCCTCGGGCACGCCGGGGTGGCGCATGGTCAGGCCCTTCACATGGGCCTCGTAGATCACCGTCTCCTCCCAGCGGTGGCGCAGCGCATTGTCGGCCTCCCAGTCGAAGGCCGGATCGACCACCACGGCCTTGGGCATGAAGGCCGCGCTGTCGCGGTCGTCGCGGTCGGTATCCGCGCCGCCCACCGGATAGCCGAAAAGCGCATCGTCCCAGACGAGGTCGCCACGCAGTTCGCGTGCATAGGGATCGACCAGCAGCTTGGCGGGGTTGAAGCGGTGACCTTCCTCCGGCTCGTAGGGGCCGTGAACGCGGTAGCCATAGGCTTGGCCCGGCTGGATGCCGGGCAGGTAGCCATACCAGATCCCGCCCTCGTAGGCGGGCAGGTCCATCCGATGGGTCTCGGTCTGCCCGTCCTCGGCAAAGAGGCACAACTCGATCCGCGTCGCATTCTCGGAGAACAGTGCGAAATTCGTCCCCTCGCCGTCAAAATCCGCCCCCAGCCGGTTGGGATGGGCAGAGGCTGCATCGAACCGGAGCGGGGCCGCCGGGCGGACGGGGCGCCTCATGCCGGGCATCCGGTGCGGGAAGGCGCCGCCAGCGCGGCCTCGGGAAGGCCACGGGCAGGCAGGTGGCGCGGACCGTCCCCGGCAGGGTCGCTGCCCGTGCGCACCTTTGCGATGCTGCGGTGCAGGAGCGCCGACCGTCTGCCCGGTTCAGCGCCGGCCCGGTGTCCGCAAGGGATGCCTTGGCCTTCCGCCAGAGGAACCGTCCGTGTTGCAGCAAGGCTCGCTTGGCGGTCGTGATTCATCGCGCATTCCCATCATCTGAACTGACATCGCGCGGCTCAACCGGACTTGCCGCGGCGCGGTTCCGCAGGTGCAGCGATAATGGCGGGACCGTTGTGCCGCGTGTGGGTGAGGCGGCGCGACCGGCGACTTCGCCTGCGCCAGTGGCGGCGCGGCCCCGGACCCGCCGCGGTCGACGGACGGGCGGGCACAGTCCCCCTCCGGTGCCGGGGGCAGTGGCGTCCTTCCCCCGGCGTTGCGGTAATTTGCAGGTCTGCGGCAGGGTGGCCGGAACCGGGACGGCAGTCGCCGCGTTGCTGCGGCGAAACGTCCGGACGCACCGTCAAATGATGCCCTTTGCCGCCTATCCGCCCCCGCTCGGCGGCCCGACGCGACCCGCCGAGGCGGAGAGGTCCGTGTGTGCCGCATCGGATGTCAGACCGGGAAGCACCGCGCCTGACCCGTCCGGAGGAGGGGCCGGAGAGGTGTCCGGTCAGCGCCCGCGAAGTCCGGCGCGAGCCGGCACGCCATCCAGCCGGGCTGCCGGGAATGGGTGAGCCGATCCGCAGCGCCGCCTTTTTCCCGTCGCCGTCAGCGCCGTCTTTCCCACGCCCGCACCATGGCTGCGGCGGCATCCGCAAGGTGACGGCGGCTGTCCATCTCGACCCGCGTGGCGACATCGCTGATCCGCTCGAGATCCCGGGTCAGAAGTCCGGCATGGCTCGCCGCCGCATTGGCGTTGTCGCCGGCCGGCCGGCCAAGCTCGAACTGGGACCCGAGGAAGTAGCCGGGCGCATCCGGCCGGCCACCGATGGGATGCAGGAACAGCAGGTTGTCGAACGGCGTGCCGTCGGCCCGGAAGTTGCGCAGCACGACCTGCACCTCCACCCCGCGCGCGAGCGCATCCCGGATCTCGGCCCGTGCCGCCTCGTTCGGCGCGTCGCGCTGCAGGAAGCGGCAGTTGAGGCCCAGAACCTGCCCCTCGGTGTAACCTGTCATCTTGAGGAAGGGGGGATTGGCCAGAACCAGCGGCTGCTCGGAAAGGGACATGTCCACAAGGGTGAGTGCCACGCCCGATCGGTCAAAGACTGCGCGGATCTTCTCGAACTGCTTCTGTTGCATGGCCCGGGGACTCCTGTGACGGCGGAGCCTATGCCCCGGCCCGCACCAGTGCCAGACGAAAGTTCGAACCGATGACGGAATTGGCCCCAGTCCCATCGCCCGCCGCTGCGCGGGACCCGATCCTGCTCGGGATCGGGGCTTCGGCCGGAGGGCTGGAAGCCTTCCAGAGCCTCCTGGGTGCGCTGCGGCCGTCCGATCCCTTCGCGCTGATCCTCGTGCAGCATCTCGATCCCGAGCACGAAAGCCTGCTGCCCGAGCTTCTGTCCAAGCGCACGCGGCTTCCGGTGCAGCCCATCGAGGACGGGATGGAGGTGCAGGCCGGCAACGTCTATCTCATTCCGCCCGCCTTCGCGCTGGACATCGAGGGCCGGCGGCTGAAGCTGCAGCCCTTCGATACGCCGCGCGGCCTGCG
This portion of the Rhodobacter sp. CZR27 genome encodes:
- a CDS encoding PAS domain-containing protein encodes the protein MQQKQFEKIRAVFDRSGVALTLVDMSLSEQPLVLANPPFLKMTGYTEGQVLGLNCRFLQRDAPNEAARAEIRDALARGVEVQVVLRNFRADGTPFDNLLFLHPIGGRPDAPGYFLGSQFELGRPAGDNANAAASHAGLLTRDLERISDVATRVEMDSRRHLADAAAAMVRAWERRR